In Helianthus annuus cultivar XRQ/B chromosome 3, HanXRQr2.0-SUNRISE, whole genome shotgun sequence, a single window of DNA contains:
- the LOC110930335 gene encoding uncharacterized protein LOC110930335 produces MGSQIPNGNDRSRTYWTPTMERYFVDLMLEHMQKGNRVGHTFNKQAWNDMLAVFNAKFGSQYDKDVLKSRYTNLWKQFNDIKSMLGQVGFSWDDARNMVVADDYVWDAYIKAHPDARPYKIKSVQNFSDLCLIYGYTTADGRYSRSSHDVDIDDEVTGVNSGDGVGTPTPSTTERLRTEWTLAMDQFFTELLLRQQEKGNKLDSNINSYTKEAWTEMLNSFTEKFGPHHTKRVLRHRYKKLFKYYTDITVLLKQDGFSWDAKQQKIVANDDVWDAYIKAHPQSRSYRAKSMPNYQDLESIFGSATVDKSQFNNNLDEDIVPKAGSDRSRTHWTPPMDSYLIELLLDQVSRGNRNGQTFMAQAWINMVKSFNDNFTSNHDKDVLKNRYKHLKKQYNDINALLTETGFSWDDEREMVTAEDHVWDAYIEAHPDSRSYRVKTVPNYHKLCIVYGQNITEKLEIPIGGNSQILPNESGAIDKRKRVKKTPLGLERSGKVQKSQSDDIKEAFTDMANVVSKLVNGKTDRNYSPIEKAVDALQAIPDIDDDLLLDGCDILEDEKKAKTFLALDASLRKKWLLRKLGR; encoded by the exons ATGGGTAGTCAAATTCCCAACGGCAATGATCGATCAAGAACTTACTGGACTCCAACGATGGAGCGCTATTTTGTAGACCTGATGTTGGAGCATATGCAAAAAGGCAACAGGGTTGGGCATACGTTTAACAAACAAGCTTGGAACGATATGCTTGCTGTCTTTAACGCAAAATTTGGATCACAATATGACAAGGATGTACTGAAAAGTCGCTATACGAACCTGTGGAAGCAGTTTAACGATATCAAAAGTATGCTTGGCCAAGTTGGATTTTCATGGGATGACGCTCGAAATATGGTGGTTGCAGATGACTATGTTTGGGATGCTTACATCAAG GCGCATCCAGATGCACGACCGTACAAGATAAAATCAGTGCAGAATTTCAGTGATTTATGTTTGATATATGGGTATACAACTGCTGATGGAAGATATAGTCGTTCTAGTCATGATGTGGATATTGATGATGAAGTCACTGGAGTTAATTCAG GTGATGGAGTAGGAACTCCAACTCCGTCAACTACTGAACGCTTAAGGACAGAATGGACATTAGCCATGGATCAATTTTTCACTGAGTTGCTATTACGTCAACAAGAAAAAGGCAATAAACTTGATAGTAATATTAACTCATACACCAAAGAAGCATGGACGGAGATGCTCAATTCATTCACTGAGAAATTCGGCCCCCACCATACCAAACGGGTTTTACGACACCGATACAAGAAACTGTTCAAGTATTATACTGATATAACGGTTTTACTCAAACAAGATGGTTTCTCTTGGGATGCAAAGCAGCAAAAGATAGTTGCTAATGATGATGTTTGGGATGCTTACATAAAG GCACATCCGCAATCGCGATCGTATAGAGCGAAATCGATGCCGAATTATCAAGATTTAGAATCAATTTTTGGAAGTGCCACCGTTGATAAATCCCAATTTAATAATAACTTGGATGAAGATATAGTACCGAAGGCTG GTAGTGATCGGTCCCGAACGCATTGGACCCCGCCTATGGACAGTTATTTGATCGAGTTATTGCTAGACCAGGTTAGTAGAGGAAACCGGAACGGGCAAACGTTCATGGCTCAAGCTTGGATTAACATGGTGAAGTCGTTTAACGACAACTTTACTTCCAACCATGACAAAGATGTTTTGAAGAATCGATACAAACATTTGAAGAAACAGTATAATGACATCAATGCCCTTTTAACGGAAACGGGATTTTCATGGGACGATGAACGGGAAATGGTGACAGCCGAAGATCATGTTTGGGATGCTTACATTGAGGCGCATCCTGATTCACGATCTTACAGAGTTAAAACCGTTCCTAATTACCATAAGCTGTGTATCGTATATGGTCAAAACATTACAGAAAAATTAGAAATTCCCATTGGTGGTAATTCCCAAATCTTGCCTAATGAAAGCGGGGCAATCGACAAGAGAAAACGCGTAAAAAAGACGCCATTAGGTTTAGAGCGTAGTGGGAAAGTGCAAAAAAGCCAAAGTGATGATATAAAGGAAGCTTTTACAGATATGGCGAACGTAGTTTCGAAGTTGGTAAATGGAAAAACCGATAGGAACTATAGTCCGATAGAAAAGGCGGTCGATGCACTTCAAGCGATACCCGACATAGATGATGATCTTTTGTTGGACGGTTGTGATATTCTCGAAGATGAGAAGAAAGCAAAGACGTTTTTAGCTTTGGATGCTTCGTTACGGAAGAAATGGTTGCTGAGAAAACTTGGACGCTAG
- the LOC110930334 gene encoding L-type lectin-domain containing receptor kinase IX.1: protein MAIYLSCSSPRYQIACIIFIACLSLLFLPFSESTYFEIKHFDSNETDIVCTGDAVYSNGTIHFNEVNFLTRVGQARYAHPVQIWDKKSGNLSDFTTHFTFVVNTLDQSKYGDGIAFFLAPVGFQIPPNSAGGFLGLFNKSDTDSPRNQLIFVEFDSYWDEWDPPYGHVGINKNSLRSANLTAWNASMHSGDSIDAWVSYNSNTRILNLIWSYGAENMSLSYRVDLREVVPEWVTIGFSAATGTQVEKHTLQYWEFNSSLSTEQKKEGSNSNKWKLTVGLTVPLGIIIIGCVITCTRFWRKRRKISEEPLETVSLKSDDLESGVAKRFSYSDLALATNNFSDDRKLGEGGFGSVYKGYLPCESMAVAVKKNISQGSKQGKKEYMTEVKINSRLRHRNLVQLVGWCHDENQFLLVYEYMPNGSLDSHLFGKKITPLKWPVRYKIAIGLASALLYLHEEWEQCVVHRDIKPSNIMLDSGFNVKLGDFGLARFVEHELGTRTTVLAGTLGYMAPEYISTGKASKESDVYSFGVVALEIACGRKAMDGLWNSNVSLVQWAWDLYGKSELLSGVDPVLGSEFDAEQVECLMMVGLWCAHPDWSMRPSIRQAIQVLKFEGALPILPVKMPVAMYYSGPDASEGSSAGATFTNTSVNLER from the coding sequence ATGGCCATCTATCTTTCTTGTTCTTCTCCAAGATATCAAATTGCTTGCATCATTTTCATTGCATGTTTATCCTTATTGTTCTTGCCCTTCTCTGAATCAACATATTTTGAAATAAAACATTTCGATTCGAATGAAACAGATATAGTCTGTACAGGCGATGCTGTATATTCCAATGGTACCATACACTTTAACGAAGTAAATTTCCTCACTCGTGTTGGTCAAGCCAGGTACGCACATCCGGTCCAGATATGGGACAAAAAATCTGGAAATCTGTCCGACTTCACCACACACTTCACGTTCGTCGTAAATACATTGGATCAGTCAAAATACGGCGATGGGATAGCTTTCTTTCTTGCACCAGTTGGCTTCCAGATCCCACCCAACTCAGCTGGAGGATTTTTGGGACTGTTTAATAAATCAGACACTGATTCGCCGCGTAATCAACTGATATTCGTCGAGTTTGACTCTTATTGGGACGAATGGGATCCTCCGTATGGTCATGTGGGTATTAATAAGAACTCGCTTCGTTCGGCTAATTTGACTGCTTGGAATGCTAGCATGCATAGTGGAGATTCTATAGACGCTTGGGTCTCTTACAATAGTAACACTCGGATTTTGAATCTGATCTGGAGCTATGGGGCCGAAAATATGAGTCTTTCGTATCGAGTTGACCTCAGGGAAGTTGTTCCTGAGTGGGTGACAATCGGATTCTCGGCTGCCACGGGCACTCAAGTCGAGAAACATACGCTTCAATACTGGGAGTTCAATTCAAGCTTGAGTACAGAACAGAAGAAGGAAGGTTCTAACTCAAACAAATGGAAGCTGACAGTGGGATTAACAGTCCCACTTGGTATTATAATCATCGGTTGCGTTATAACGTGCACTAGATTTTGGAGAAAGCGAAGAAAAATTTCGGAAGAACCGCTTGAGACGGTCTCCTTGAAATCCGATGATCTTGAAAGTGGAGTGGCTAAAAGATTTTCGTATAGTGATCTCGCTTTGGCTACCAACAACTTTTCTGATGACCGGAAGTTGGGTGAGGGTGGTTTCGGATCTGTTTACAAGGGCTACTTGCCTTGCGAATCCATGGCGGTTGCTGTGAAGAAAAATATTTCACAGGGTTCTAAACAGGGAAAAAAAGAATACATGACTGAAGTCAAGATCAATAGCAGGTTAAGACACCGAAACTTGGTGCAACTTGTCGGTTGGTGCCATGACGAAAATCAGTTCTTGCTCGTGTACGAGTATATGCCAAATGGCAGCCTTGACTCTCACCTGTTTGGCAAAAAGATCACTCCTCTCAAGTGGCCTGTGAGGTATAAGATCGCTATCGGGTTAGCTTCGGCGTTACTCTATCTACACGAAGAGTGGGAGCAATGTGTGGTGCATCGCGATATCAAACCAAGTAACATCATGCTTGATTCAGGGTTTAATGTGAAGCTCGGGGACTTTGGATTGGCTCGATTTGTGGAACACGAACTTGGTACTCGAACAACTGTTTTAGCTGGGACTCTAGGCTACATGGCTCCTGAGTACATATCAACAGGAAAGGCTAGTAAAGAGTCAGATGTGTATAGCTTTGGGGTGGTTGCATTAGAGATCGCATGTGGACGAAAGGCGATGGATGGCTTATGGAACTCTAATGTCAGTTTGGTGCAATGGGCCTGGGATTTGTATGGAAAAAGTGAGCTGCTTTCTGGTGTTGACCCGGTGCTGGGCTCGGAATTTGATGCTGAACAAGTTGAGTGTTTGATGATGGTTGGGTTGTGGTGTGCACACCCTGACTGGAGTATGAGACCGTCTATCCGACAAGCGATTCAGGTGCTTAAGTTCGAAGGTGCACTCCCAATTCTCCCGGTGAAGATGCCTGTGGCCATGTACTACTCGGGACCAGATGCCAGCGAAGGCAGTTCTGCTGGCGCCACATTCACCAACACTAGCGTTAATCTAGAGCGTTGA